One segment of Sander vitreus isolate 19-12246 chromosome 20, sanVit1, whole genome shotgun sequence DNA contains the following:
- the LOC144535522 gene encoding uncharacterized protein LOC144535522, producing the protein MGKPLSRPGCFRKSSCCLEKHGAGDGGLGGRSGGVEGGYGDGYIPQRSIYDTMCINQQIDSHHHHAGGSIRQDGGCEGSFSYSASGSLRVSRSPADMFDPQPRSLTPNPSFVRRLDERAIFDSLKLGGQDVDGVGCHSPGCINRSVSPSVSSFSAPGVSSSSSKKHHHPHHHQHGDSTKSRDGRHSWKVFTPPKHLECLELTTAEMMDRGGGYLNPGHYPPPGGQSSSLTSPLISPFSGSPLSSGYHTPVFFSPAKPRPSQSQSLRCSPPQVIQPRHYSQTQSLRLSPPHELRRSPYRAPLVQLSAHDLEQEMRDRGGGWGRSEREREWEREREREMERGWAQREWERERERGRLEREKARERERRETSTFGTFGYGRPVPLRSDRDSVFLEHDQVIDTTPLLLPHPSPSPSPNAAPRMGTGAVGRNRAGSKVGPESVGMVSKFDNGSVGLVLVDSKSGCGPRIVSEAGVGNMPEAEIRAGIQEPHRAESWNKYDNGSRASIKNGSEIRMGSQVKTRPGGRDLEGKVQSGVEIENMAPAVNKEGHRGSTRSGEKTGRGVAKPEPIAETIPSTVTDIENRIEPGDKVEIGAGPGLGMKPEIEAGVEVKAILRQVENRTGTEAGGVATVNNEVGSAAESRVETKETEVKIAPTSEPEAVLEAGVSNETKSNTETGAVSETQNSNKTTDKAHISVDAGDKTDTAPADQAEKKPLDIDKIESSHVEKGSRSHKSKSSKSSSRTRPGTATGLRPGVVSPRLSRGFGDCESTRLKSEGIESTWPRRIMVRKRTVRQGGALHNLPILPPLPSVLSALEKRRPLAQLHPRPGHFSENPLTTIINATSIVGRCSLKEPSHLEPGQGASLVGRASLKEQNLEQWRVCREQEEPRRTRSKEKQAEQSKEKTEIEERKGKEEKRDKARIEEKDKREEKVGKEKETVIVLEGLVEETKQEKSERRVKGKLQEDGNIKEDVEKERDVEIFFEKVEDREMKIKDEIQEQQRQELEEVVAKSKKDVDVEGGEGGTFGDEGGIESWDVVLDMVNTLWEDGWEKGGAGGSGDTDSFSGSLQRWPLLRPPIGFGGSHPPSSAASELSLTELERRARELDSDLEHLDLSQPHRDTQDLYQSMLEPQRERTDMYQTHPGPQREKVALLTGMGNRSQVSLELSAMASPATDTDRPPVDWSTKSAGTSTVGNSSTKEDSSPDSNLTLESDSSGVFLSLSNQSQEEAGSDSDQPISGSDLGSSSTSLEKDGDDGGLKEWGREESAELQWCYPSLLDTSLHEDKEGDSGSEKAGHGKMGRDEERGKDENGGWVGKIGSVSTTKTPLDHADREGSTALNAPQSEEIPPRKKVTIMGSDFPLPLSPSKQPIKHLLDPNQKPIRSSGLDCGDLDPFVQSDSFVYLAVSARPASQGEVTTLTEVPTQYIKQDSVQQHSDSMKTHLDQSNTEWIAKPTQFSPQKPEEGDFLCTDSFVYLAAPACHLLGPAGTAPYSGRESDSESSGSGAVDLSVLGCGSVAGDSDWDSDLSDSDPSRSSRISAPGNKSAGVSRPKRLPAEPGWDLFGETTEPEVLSELFTEQDKNNNGIARKATGVTTSLADTPAIPMATQHVTAPVKRVESVDQSSTTKKVTWQFKPAQRSVCTGSRKDKEKEGTSSLVRFTELEGGDSHRSSPSSSSSSSSSPSSSSSG; encoded by the exons ATGGGTAAGCCTCTAAGCCGTCCCGGGTGTTTCAGGAAGAGCTCCTGCTGCCTGGAGAAACACGGAGCTGGGGATGGAGGATTGGGAGGGCGGTCTGGGGGAGTGGAAGGGGGATACGGAGACGGCTACATTCCCCAACGATCCATCTACGATACCATGTGCATCAATCAACAGATTGACAGCCATCACCATCACGCTGGAGGGTCCATAAGGCAAGACGGTGGATGTGAGGGGAGTTTTAGCTACTCTGCAAGCGGCTCCCTAAGGGTTAGTAGGTCTCCGGCTGACATGTTCGATCCGCAGCCCCGCTCTCTAACTCCGAACCCCTCGTTTGTTCGACGACTGGATGAAAGAGCCATCTTTGATTCATTGAAGCTTGGGGGTCAGGATGTCGATGGTGTTGGCTGCCATTCGCCAGGATGTATCAACCGATCAGTTTCTCCCTCCGTGTCATCATTCTCAGCACCAGGAgtgtcctcctcctcatccaagAAACACCACCATCCCCACCACCATCAACATGGAGACAGTACAAAGAGCAGAGATGGCCGACATTCCTGGAAAGTCTTTACACCTCCGAAACACCTGGAGTGTCTGGAGCTTACTACAGCCGAAATGATGGACAGAGGAGGGGGGTATCTGAACCCAGGACACTACCCTCCCCCTGGGGGCCAGTCCTCCTCTCTTACCTCCCCCCTCATTTCCCCATTCTCCGGCTCACCTCTCTCCTCGGGTTACCATACGCCAGTCTTTTTCTCCCCTGCCAAACCTCGCCCCAGTCAATCTCAGAGTTTGCGATGTTCCCCTCCCCAGGTCATCCAGCCAAGGCATTACTCCCAAACCCAGAGTCTCAGGCTGTCACCACCCCATGAGCTTAGACGATCTCCCTACCGTGCCCCGCTGGTCCAACTGTCTGCTCATGACCTTGAGCAGGAAATGAGGGACAGAGGCGGAGGATGGGGCCGGAGTGAGCGAGAAAGGgagtgggagagggagagagaaagggagatggAGCGAGGGTGGGCCCAGCGAGAGTgggaaagagaaagggagagggggaggctGGAGAGGGAGAAGgcgagagaaagggagaggagggaaacaTCAACTTTTGGCACCTTCGGGTATGGTCGACCAGTACCTCTGCGTTCAGACAGAGACTCTGTGTTTTTAGAGCACGACCAGGTTATAGACACAACACCCCTATTGCTCCCCCACCCCTCACCTTCACCCTCCCCCAATGCTGCCCCCAGAATGGGCACTGGCGCTGTGGGTAGGAATAGAGCCGGGTCAAAGGTTGGCCCTGAAAGTGTAGGTATGGTTTCAAAATTTGACAACGGGAGTGTGGGTTTGGTGTTGGTTGACAGCAAATCTGGGTGTGGGCCAAGGATAGTAAGTGAAGCTGGAGTTGGAAACATGCCAGAGGCTGAAATCAGGGCTGGAATACAAGAACCACATAGAGCTGAAAGTTGGAACAAATATGACAACGGATCCAGGGCTAGCATTAAAAATGGGTCTGAAATAAGAATGGGCTCCCAAGTGAAAACACGACCAGGTGGACGGGATCTGGAAGGAAAAGTACAGTCTGGGGTGGAGATTGAAAATATGGCTCCAGCTGTGAACAAAGAGGGACACAGGGGATCAACAAGGAGTGGAGAAAAAACTGGAAGGGGTGTGGCTAAACCAGAACCCATTGCTGAGACTATACCTTCAACTGTGACTGACATTGAGAACAGGATTGAGCCTGGAGATAAAGTTGAGATTGGAGCTGGACCTGGTCTGGGGATGAAGCCAGAGATTGAGGCAGGGGTTGAGGTTAAAGCTATTTTAAGGCAGGTGGAGAACAGGACTGGAACAGAAGCTGGAGGTGTAGCTACAGTTAACAATGAGGTTGGTTCGGCAGCAGAGTCCAGGGTAGAAACTAAAGAGACAGAAGTTAAGATTGCTCCTACATCTGAGCCTGAAGCAGTACTAGAGGCTGGGGTTAGTAATGAGACTAAAAGTAACACTGAGACTGGGGCCGTCAGTGAAACGCAGAACAGCAACAAGACTACAGATAAAGCTCACATAAGTGTTGATGCTGGGGATAAAACTGATACTGCCCCTGCAGATCAGGCTGAGAAAAAGCCTTTGGACATCGATAAAATTGAATCTAGCCATGTAGAGAAAGGTTCCAGGTCCCACAAGTCCAAATCATCCAAGTCCAGCTCTAGGACTCGACCTGGCACGGCCACAGGGCTCCGACCAGGCGTGGTCAGCCCTCGCCTAAGCAGAGGATTTGGAGACTGTGAGTCAACACGCCTTAAGTCTGAGGGCATTGAGTCCACCTGGCCTCGCCGAATCATGGTCAGAAAGAGGACTGTTCGGCAGGGTGGGGCACTCCACAACCTCCCTATTCTACCTCCACTCCCCTCTGTCCTCTCAGCATTGGAGAAGAGGCGCCCACTTGCCCAACTCCACCCCCGTCCAGGCCACTTCTCAGAGAACCCACTGACAACCATTATAAATGCTACAAGTATTGTGGGACGATGCTCACTTAAAGAGCCCTCCCATTTAGAACCAGGACAGGGGGCCAGTTTGGTAGGCAGGGCTTCCCTGAAGGAGCAGAACTTGGAGCAGTGGAGGGTCTGCAGAGAGCAGGAGGAACCCAGGAGAACCAGGAGTAAGGAGAAACAAGCAGAGCAGAGTAAGGAGAAGACTGAGATTgaggagaggaaggggaagGAAGAGAAGCGAGACAAGGCGAGAATCgaagagaaagacaaaaggGAGGAGAAAGTGGGAAAGGAGAAAGAGACGGTTATTGTCCTAGAGGGGCTGGTGGAGGAAACCAAACAAGAAAAGTCAGAGAGAAGGGTTAAAGGGAAATTGCAAGAGGATGGGAACATAAAGGAAGATGTAGAAAAGGAAAGGGATGTagaaatattttttgaaaaGGTGGAGGATAGAGAAATGAAGATTAAGGATGAAATACAAGAGCAGCAACGACAAGAGTTGGAGGAGGTGGTGGCTAAATCAAAGAAAGACGTTGACGtagagggaggagaaggaggcaCATTTGGAGATGAAGGGGGGATAGAGAGTTGGGACGTTGTCCTTGACATGGTCAACACATTGTGGGAGGATGgctgggagaaagggggagcaGGAGGAAGTGGTGATACAGATTCCTTCTCGGGCTCCCTTCAACGTTGGCCTCTTCTCCGGCCCCCGATTGGCTTTGGGGGCTCCCATCCCCCCTCCTCGGCAGCCTCGGAGCTCAGCCTGACAGAGTTGGAAAGGAGAGCCAGGGAGCTGGACTCGGACCTGGAGCACCTAGACCTGTCTCAGCCCCACAGGGACACCCAGGATTTATACCAGTCAATGCTGGAGCCACAGAGGGAACGAACGGACATGTACCAAACACACCCTGGGccgcagagagagaaagttgcTCTCTTGACAG GAATGGGGAACAGATCCCAGGTCAGTTTGGAGCTCAGTGCTATGGCCTCaccagctacagacacagacagacctcCCGTTGACTGGTCAACCAAATCTGCTGGGACTTCCACTGTTGGCAATAG CTCTACTAAGGAGGACAGCTCTCCAGACTCCAACCTTACTCTGGAATCCGACTCCAGTGGCGTCTTCCTGTCCTTATCCAATCAGAGCCAGGAGGAGGCCGGCTCTGACAGCGACCAGCCAATCAGTGGCTCTGACCTAGGCAGTAGCAGCACGTCACTGGAGAAAGATGGGGACGATggagggttaaaggaatgggggagggaggagagtgCAGAGCTACAGTGGTGCTACCCATCACTCCTCGACACCTCCTTGCATGAAGACAAAGAAGGAGATAGCGGAAGCGAGAAAGCAGGGCATGGAAAGATggggagagatgaagagagagggaaagatgaGAATGGAGGGTGGGTTGGTAAGATAGGTTCTGTTTCAACCACTAAAACCCCACTTGACCATGCAGATAGGGAGGGCTCAACGGCTTTAAATGCCCCACAAAGTGAAGAGATACCACCCAGGAAAAAAGTGACCATCATGGGAAGTgactttcctcttcctctgtctccctcaaAACAACCAATCAAACACCTTCTAGATCCAAATCAGAAGCCAATCAGAAGCTCAGGCCTGGACTGTGGTGATTTAGATCCCTTTGTCCAATCGGACAGCTTTGTTTACCTTGCCGTGTCTGCAAGACCTGCTTCCCAGGGTGAAGTCACCACATTGACAGAAGTTCCCACCCAATATATAAAACAAGACAGTGTACAGCAACATTCAGATAGCATGAAAACACACTTGGACCAGTCAAATACAGAATGGATCGCCAAGCCAACTCAATTTTCCCCACAAAAACCAGAGGAAGGAGACTTTCTGTGCACTGACAGCTTTGTCTACCTGGCTGCTCCAGCCTGCCACCTACTGGGCCCTGCAGGAACCGCACCCTACAGCGGCAG GGAGTCAGACTCAGAGAGTTCCGGATCTGGCGCTGTTGATCTGTCAGTACTGGGCTGTGGCTCGGTGGCAGGGGATAGCGACTGGGACTCAGACCTGTCTGACTCCGATCCCAGTCGCTCCTCCAGAATATCTGCTCCTGGTAATAAATCTGCCGGCGTATCACGACCCAAGCGGCTGCCTGCTGAACCAGGCTGGGACTTGTTTGGAGAAACCACCGAACCTGAAGTGCTGAGTGAGCTCTTCACGGAAcaggacaaaaacaacaatggcatAGCAAGGAAGGCTACCGGGGTTACCACCAGCCTGGCAGATACACCAGCTATTCCCATGGCAACTCAGCATGTCACTGCGCCAGTGAAACGGGTAGAATCAGTAGATCAGTCGTCAACAACAAAGAAGGTGACATGGCAGTTTAAACCAGCCCAGAGGTCAGTCTGCACAGGAAGCAGGAAGGATAAAGAGAAGGAAGGGACATCATCATTGGTAAGGTTCACAGAACTTGAAGGAGGCGATTCCCATAGATCCTCCCCTTCATCTTCATCGTCTTCATCATCGTCACCATCGTCATCGTCTTCTGGTTGA